The following are from one region of the Fusarium verticillioides 7600 chromosome 1, whole genome shotgun sequence genome:
- a CDS encoding hypothetical protein (At least one base has a quality score < 10), with translation MADSDEKTRPDDAEDTKTKTLPHWRLVIDQAGVTPEVLALHYPGPGGSNSGRLSNSPGSLSGPLLWAPLSEIFGRQLLFIGTYAGLTIFNAACAGAPNGASLLVFRFLAGSFGSSPLTNGGGTIADMFPAHQRGLAMTLFASGPSLGPVLGPICGGFLGENASWRWVMGFLAIYAGVMWIGGTILIPETYAPTLLRRRAAKLSSMTGKVYISSAQLKQGKVSLRNAISTSLVRPWILLFKEPIVLLLSIYMAIIYGTLYLFFAAFPVVFEQARGWNQGMEGLAFLGIAVGMVAALVYTIPDNKRYVLLDQKHNGFAPPEARLPPAIVGSFAIPVGLFWFAWTNYPSIHWIVSIMAGAPFGFGMILVFLSIMNYLVDAYTIFAASVLAANSTLRSLFGAAFPLFTVQMYDKLGLHWASSIPAFLALVCVPFPYLFYIYGARIRTHCKFAAESDAFMQSLKAAQNQQEQELEEQDNSTEDERTVVDEGVFSSSHRRTSSVHGPSSVYDGNPYDIDRVHTRKSFS, from the coding sequence GTAGCAACTCTGGGCGTCTCTCTAATAGTCCTGGTTCGCTCTCGGGCCCTTTGCTATGGGCGCCACTGAGCGAGATCTTTGGCCGCCAGCTACTGTTTATTGGAACCTATGCTGGCCTGACAATCTTCAATGCAGCCTGTGCTGGTGCTCCCAATGGAGCTTCATTACTGGTCTTCCGATTTCTAGCGGGCTCCTTTGGTTCCTCTCCCTTGACCAATGGTGGCGGAACCATAGCTGATATGTTCCCTGCCCACCAACGAGGCCTGGCGATGACGCTGTTTGCGTCTGGGCCATCCCTAGGTCCAGTGTTGGGCCCGATTTGTGGTGGATTTCTTGGGGAGAATGCTAGCTGGCGTTGGGTGATGGGATTCCTGGCGATATACGCTGGGGTTATGTGGATCGGAGGAACCATCCTTATCCCAGAAACCTATGCCCCGACATTGCTGAGGCGCCGGGCTGCTAAATTGTCTAGCATGACTGGAAAGGTGTATATCAGCAGCGCTCAGTTGAAACAGGGCAAGGTTTCTTTGCGTAATGCTATTAGCACCTCCTTAGTGCGGCCGTGGATTCTACTCTTCAAGGAACCCATCGTTCTCCTGTTATCGATCTATATGGCCATCATCTACGGTACCCTCTACTTGTTCTTCGCCGCGTTTCCAGTTGTTTTTGAGCAGGCTCGTGGTTGGAATCAAGGCATGGAAGGTTTAGCATTTTTGGGCATAGCTGTGGGCATGGTGGCGGCTTTGGTTTATACGATCCCGGACAACAAGCGTtatgttctccttgatcagaAGCACAACGGTTTTGCACCACCAGAAGCTCGGCTCCCACCAGCAATTGTTGGCTCTTTCGCCATTCCAGTGGGGTTGTTTTGGTTCGCTTGGACTAATTATCCCTCCATTCATTGGATTGttagcatcatggctggcgCTCCTTTCGGCTTCGGTATGATTCTGGTGTTTCTAAGCATCATGAATTATCTGGTTGATGCATATACGATCTTTGCCGCTTCAGTTCTTGCTGCTAATTCAACCCTACGCTCCTTGTTCGGCGCAGCCTTTCCACTCTTTACGGTACAGATGTATGATAAGTTGGGGCTGCACTGGGCATCAAGCATCCCAGCATTCCTGGCATTGGTCTGCGTTCCATTTCCGTACCTTTTCTACATATATGGAGCGCGCATCAGGACTCATTGCAAATTTGCGGCTGAATCTGACGCTTTTATGCAAAGTTTGAAGGCGGCCCAGAATCAACAAGAACAGGAGTTAGAGGAGCAGGATAATAGTACTGAGGACGAGCGTACAGTGGTTGACGAAGGCGTCTTCAGCTCAAGCCATAGACGAACGTCCTCGGTCCATGGCCCATCTTCAGTATATGATGGCAACCCCTATGATATTGATCGTGTTCACACTAGAAAGTCATTCTCTTAG